The genome window GTTTTCGGAGCTTTCCCGCCATCGAGGTGAGCGCGGCCATCGATGCCGCCACGATGGTGATCATCATGATCGAGTCGGCCGCCGCGCTGGAAGCCGCGGAGGCCATCGCGGCCGTCGAGGGGGTCGACATGCTGTTCATCGGCACCAATGACCTGTGCGCCGAACTGGGCATCCCGGGGCAGTTGGACCATCCGACGATCCGCCAGGCCTACGCCACATGCATGCGTGCCTGCGCGTCGAATGGAAAGCATCTGGGCATAGGAGGCTTGAACGCGAATCCCGCGCTCGCGGCGGATTTCGTCAAGCTGGGCGCCCGTTATGTGTCGACCGGCACCGACCTGTCGTTCCTGGCGGCTGGAGCGGCCGCCAAGACCAGGCAGATGCGCGAACGCTTTTCTCCACCGTCTTTCAACTGAGGAAGAACAAGACATGGCCAAGGCCTATTGGGTTGCGACCTACCGCTCGATCAACGATCCCGCCGCACTGGCGGAGTACGGCAAGCTTGCCGGCCCGGCTCTTCAGGCGGCCGGCGGAAGGTTCGTCGCCCGTGGCCTGCCTGCCGTTGCCTACGAGTCCGGAGTCAACGAGCGTGTCGTCCTGATCGAGTTCGACAGCGCGCAGCAGGCGATCGCCGCCCACGACGGTGCCGGATACCAGGCGGCCCTGAAGGCCCTGGGCAACGGTGCCGAGCGGGACGTCCGCATCGTCGACGGCCTGTAGCCCGCCGCTGAATCCAGAAGACACATATCGGGAGACATCATGGATCAGAGCAAACGGCGGCTGCTGCTGGCGGCCGCCGCGACGGTTCCGGCCATGGCCGCGGCGCAACTGCCCACCGCCAGGCCGGTCAAGATCATCACTCCGTTCCCCGTGGGCACCGGGCCGGACAACGTCATGCGGCTCCTGGGGGAAAAACTCTCCCGGGCATGGGACGTCCCGGTGATCATCGACAACCGCACCGGTGGCAACGGCTGGATCGCGATAGAGGCGGCCAAGCGTGCCGCCCCGGACGGGTACACGCTGCTTCAGCTGGACACTTCGTTTTTCACCGTGCAGCCGTATGTCTACAAGAAACTGCCCTTCGATCCCTTCAAGGACTTCGAACCGGTAAGTCCCTTGTTCACGAACAACTATTTCATCGTTGTCGCCACCGACTCCAAGTGGCGCGATGTCCGTGATCTGGCGGCAGCCGCGAAGGCGGCCCAGGGCAAGCTGCCGTTCGGTTCTTCCGGGATCGGCAGCCAGCTTCACATCAATGCCGAAATGCTCGCATCGGCATTGCATACGCCGATGACGCACATACCGATCAGGGAAACGCCCCAGATCTACGTCTCCATCGCGCGCGGCGACCTGGCATGGGCATATGGCACCGGCTCGACCGCGGGGCCGCTCCACAAGTCGAAGAAGGTCAGGTTCCTCGCGCTGGCGGCGCCGTCGCGGCATCCGAGCTATCCGGATGTTCCGACCGTTGCCGAGGCGGGCGGCCCGAACATCGAGGCACGCGGCTGGACCGCCTTGTTCGCTCCGGCCGGTTCGCCCAAGCCGCTCATCAACCGCATGAACGCGGACATTCGCCGCATGCTGATGGAGCCGGACGTTCAAGAGCGTCTCGAGGCGGTCACCTTCCTGCCCTGGGCGGCGGAGCCGGCGGAGCTCCAGAGGGTGGCCGCAGCCGATTCGAAGCAGATCGGCGAGGTGGTGAAGTCCCTGAAGATATCGCTCGACTGACGCAACCAAGGAATCCGCAATGCCCACGCCCCCCCCTGATTGGGATCCTCTTGCGCCTGCCCGGCATGGAGACCCCGCCGAGGTCTACGGCGGCCTGAGGGAGAAATGCCCCGTTGCCTGGAGCGACCGTTTCGATGGCTTCTACGCGATATCCCGCTTCGACGATGTCGTGAAGGCCGCGCTCGACGTGGAAACCTACTCCAGCGCCAAGGCAACGATTCCCGATAACGCGGGACCGGACCGTCCACCGCGCGCCCCTGTCGAAGTGGATCCGCCGGTGCACGGGGATTTCCGCGACGTCCTGAACCGCTTCTTCACGCCCGATCGCATACGGTTGCTGGAGCCGGTGATCCGGCGCACCGCCCGGAGCCTGCTGGGCCGCTGCATCGCGCTTGGCGAAACGGATGTCGTGGCGAATTTCACGTTCTACATGCCTATCCAGGTCCAGTGTACGTTCCTGGGCATCTCCCCCGATGACGGCGAGAGGATCAAGAACACCATCAATCGGATCATCCATGCGGGAGCGGTGGGGGATGCGAGCGAGCACAAGAAGTCCAACGACGAGATCTACGCATATATCGAGTCGATCATCGACGCACGGCGCAGGACCCCATACGATCCCAACGATGTGATCAGCGCCCTCATCCATGAAAAGGTGGGCGGGCGGACGCTGACCGACGCGGACATCGCGGGAGTCATCCGTCTTTTCCTCCAGGCGGGCCATGGCACGACCACGCATGCCCTGGGCAGCATCATCCGCTACGTCGGTACCGTGCCCGCGGACCAGAAGCGGCTGAGAGAAAAGCCCGGGCTCATTCCCCAGGCGATCGAAGAGATCCTGCGGGTCTGGAGCCCCGTACGGGCGGTAGGCCGCAAGACGACCTGCGACGTGGAAGTCGCGGGCAGGCTGATTCCCAAAGGCTCGAAAGTCGGGTTGATGATCGCGTCGGCGAACCGGGATCCGGAAGCCTTCGAAGACGCGGACAGGGTGGACTTCGACAGGAAACCCAATCGGCACATTGCGCTGGGATATGGCATTCACCGCTGCGTGGGAGCTGCGCTGGCCCGTGCCCAGTTGCGTGTGGCGCTGGAAGAACTGCTTTCGATGACCGACGACGTCGTCGTCACCGGAGAGCCGGAATTCAGCAGTTGGTCGCACAATGGCCCGTCGAAGCTGATGGTCAGGCTGAAGCCGGCCACGCAGGCCGCGGGGGCTCCCGTCATCCGTGCGGGGCACAAGGAACTGTCCATGGCGGTGGGCGGCATCCGTCCCGTTGCCACGGACGTCATCGAACTGGAGCTTCGTCCTTCCTCCGGCATGGAGCTTCCGGAATGGACTCCCGGCGCGCATATCGATCTGGTACTGCCTGGCGACCTGAGGCGTTCCTATTCTCTGGTCGGTGCTCCGGCCGATCGTTCGTGCTGGCGGATCGCGGTGCTACGCGAAGCGACGGGGCGGGGCGGTTCGGACGCCATACACCGGATGAAGACCGGCGACACCATGCGTGTGCGATGGCCGACGAACAACTTCGTCCTGCGGGCGGCGCCAAATTATCATTTCTTCGCGAGCGGCATCGGCATCACACCCATCTTGTCCATGGCGCAAGCCGCGCGCGCTCAGGGAACGCCATTCAGGCTGGATTACATAGGCAGAAGCCGGGAAAGGTTGGCGTATCTCGACCGGGTCTCCGGGCTTGGGGACGTCCATTGTCACTTTACGTCGGAGTCCGGGCGTCCGGAGCTGGGTGAGCTGCTGGGCAGAACCGACCCTTCCGCTCCCGTCTATGCGTGCGGATCGCAGGATTTCCTGCTCGCGCTGGAGGCCGCTGCGACGGCGCTTGGGCGGTCGTTCCACACCGAGTGGTTCGCGCCAAGGCCCGGGGCGCGTCAAGCCGGAGACGGAGCGCTCGAGGCTTTCACCGTGCGGCTGGAACGCTCCAACGTCGAGGTTGGCGTTCTACCCGGCCAGTCGATCATCGACGCCTGCGCGGAGGCCGGCGTATCCATTCCGGCATCCTGCTTCGAGGGTACCTGCGGTTCGTGCCTGTCGACGGTGCTGGAGGGCGTTCCGGATCATCGTGACTCGTTTCTCTCGCCCAATGAGCGGAAGTCGAACCGGCTCATGGCCGCCTGTGTGTCCAAGTCGATGACGGCCAAGCTCGTGCTGGATTGGTGAGCTCCAGGCATGCCGCAAAGGTGGCGCTTCCTAGAACCCCAGCGCCACCGCCAGTCCTCCGCCCACCACCCCGATCCCGACCACGCCCGCCATGAGCACGGCCAGCTCGACCGGCCTGAACGACTTCGCCACCATCGCGAGCGACGGCAGGCTGATGGGCGGCAAGGTCATGATGAGCGCGGCGGCCGGGCCGGCGGCCATGCCCAGCGACAGCATCGCCTGGACGATGGGAACTTCGCCGGCGGTGGGAATGACGAACAGCATGCCGGCCACGGCCAGGCCGACGATCCACAGCACGCTGTTGTCCACGCCGGCGCCGATTTCCGGGAACAGCCAGGCGCGCGCGGCGCCCAGCAGCAGGACCAGCACGATGTACTCGGGCAGCAGGCGCAGCGTCATGCGGGCCAGGATGCGCATCCAGCGGCGCAAGACGTGCGCGTCGTCCAGGTCCGCGCCGCCCGCGGCCTGCATGGCCTGCATTTGCGCGCCGTCGAAGGTGTCGGTGCTGCCCCGGCTCATGCGGTTGAGCAGCCAGCCCAGGCCGAACACCATCACCAGGCCCAGCCCCAGGCGCAGACCCATCCAGTGCCAGCCCAGCACGAAGCCCATGAAGATCAGCGTGGCCGGATTGAGCACGGTATTGCCCAGCCAGAACGCGGCCGCGCTGCCGGGCGCGGCCTGGCACTTGCGCAGTCCGGCCACGACCGGCGCGGCGCAGCAGGTGCACATCATGCCGGGCAGGGAAAGCAGGCCGCCGGCCACGACGCTGCCCAGGCCGGTGCCGCCCAGCATGCGCAGTATCCAGGCGCGCGGCAGCAGGGCCTGCACGCCCGATCCCAGCAGCAGTCCCAGCACCATGGCTTTCCAGATGGCCAGGCCGTAGGCCACCGCATAGTCCAGCGCCGCGTGCATGGACGGCGCGGGCGGGGCGGACTGCTTGCCCATCAGGATGGACTGGCCGATGGAGTGTGTGTCGGCCGCCACGAAGGCGCGGTCGTAGTAGGGCGACCATTTCACGTAGAAGAGGCCGGCGATCGCGATCAGCGCGAACACCGCGATGGCCCAGGCGGGGTGGGGGGCGGAGCGTGTGGAGGCGTGGGTACTCATGAAGGGCTGCGCAAGGTGCCGTCGTTGGCGAGGAGGCGCCATTTTAGTGGCTGCGCGTGCCTTTGCTTGAGCGGTGCCACGATTCCCGGTCGAGCTGGCGGCCTACCGTTTTTACAAACAGTCATCGGAACTGCAACTATTGACATTTGGCGCGAACCGATGCAGTCCGGTAGACAAAATCACTTACAATCGCTGGCCATGCGAGCCCGGGGAAGCCCCCGCCAACCCTTGCGTCGCAACGTCGTTCCAGCCCGTGATCGCATGGGCTTTTTTATTGGGCGCGGCCATCGCCGCGCAGGAAACGCGACCCGCCATGATGACCGTCTTGGGATGTATCGTTTACAGCCACAATCCCTGGCTGGTGCTCGTCGCCGTCCTGATCTGCTGCGCGGGCTCCTGGGTGACCGTCCGGCTGTTCCAGCGGGCGGCTGGCACCTCGGGCGTACAGCGCCTTGGATGGCATGTCCTGACGGCGGTGGCGGCCGGCGCCGCGATCTGGTGCACGCACTTCATCGCCATGATCGGTTTCGAGCCTGGAACGCCGGTCGCCTTCGATCCCGTGCTGACCGTGCTGTCCCTGCTGGTGGCCGTCGTCGGCGCCGCGCCGGGCTTCGCGCTCGCCTGCAGCCGGCGCCTGAGGTTCGCGCCAGCCCTGGGTGGCGCGGTGGTGGGTGTCGCGATCGTGCTCATGCACTACATCGGCATGCTGGCGTACCGGGTGCAGGGCCTCGTGTCGTGGGATCCGGGTTACCTGGTGGCGTCCGTCTTGATCTCCGTGGCATTTGCGGCATTGGCGCTGCACGCCGCGGCGCGTCTCGATCGCCCCGCCATGCGGTATGCCGCCGGCGGATTGCTGGGGCTGGCCATCGCCGGCCTGCACTTCACCGGCATGACGGCGTTCCAGGTCTCGCCCATGCTGGTCGACGGCATCTTCGCGCAGCCGCAGGCGCTGCAGGCGCTGGGCCTGGCGGTGGCCGGCGTGGCGCTGGTGATCGTGGGCGCCGGCGTGGCCAGCTATCTGATCGACGACAGCGTGCGTTCGGAGTCGCTTGAACGATTGCGCCGCATGGCGCTGACCGACAGCCTGACGGAACTGCCCAACCGCAGCAGCTTCAACGATCGCCTGGACAACGAGATCTACCTGGCCGACCAGACGGGCGGACGCATCGCGCTGGTGGGCATCGACCTGAATCGCTTCAAGGAAATCAACGACCTGCACGGCCACGCCGCGGGCGACCGGGTCCTGGTGGTGCTGGCCCAGCGGATGCGCAGCCTGTTGCAGGAAGGCGAGTTCGTGGCGCGGCTGGGCGGCGACGAGTTCGTGGCCATCCACCGCATGCGCGAGGGCTCGCTGCTAGATTTCCTGTCGCGGCTGGAAACCTCGCTGTTCGCCCCCATCCAGGTCGAGGATTGGGAAGCGGTGCCGGGCGCCAGCCTGGGCGTGGCGATCTACCCCGACGATGCCCGCGACAAGAGCATGCTGATCGGCAATACCGACCTGGCGATGTACCGCGCGAAGTCGGACATGCTGAAGAACGTCTGTTTCTACGAGCCGTCGATGGACGAGGCGATCCGCGCCCGGCGTACCCTGGCCAGCGAACTGCGCGAGGCGCTCGAAAGCGGCCAGCTCGACATCCACTACCAGGTGCAGACCGCCGTCGAAACCCGCGAGATCCGTGGCTACGAGGCATTGCTGCGCTGGCTGCATCCGCGGCGCGGCTACGTCCCGCCCGTCGAGTTCATTCCCCTGGCCGAAGAGAACGGCCTCATCCTGCAACTGGGAGAATGGGTGCTCAGGAACGCGTGCTCGCGGGCCGCTTCGTGGGATCCTCCCTACAAGGTGGCGGTCAACCTGTCGCGCGCGCAGTTCGCCCACGCCGACCTGCCGACGCTGATCCAGGACGTGCTGGCCGACACCGGGCTGCCGCCGGAGCGGCTGGAGCTCGAGTTGACCGAGTCCACGCTGTTCGCGGACCGCGAACGCTCGCTGTACATGCTGCGCGAGATCAAGGCGCTGGGGGTCAGCATCGCGCTGGACGATTTCGGCACCGGCTATTCCTCGCTCGAGACGTTGCGTACCTTCCCGTTCGACAAGATCAAGCTGGACTGCTCGTTCGTGAGCGAGGTCGAATCCAGCCCGCAGGCCCGCGCCATCGTGCGCGCGGTCCTGGCTCTGGGCAAGAGCCTGGACATTCCCGTGCTGGCCGAGGGCATCGAGACGCCGGGCCAGTTGTCGCTGCTGCGCAAGGAAGGCTGCGACGAAGTGCAGGGCTTTCTGCTCGGCCGTCCGGTGCCGCTGGGCCAGATCGTCAACAGCGGCCAGATATCCCTGGTCACCGCGGCAGACAGGCTGGTGCACCCTTAGGAAAGAAGGCATTGACCGGACAGCGGACGGCAATGCCCGGCGGTTGAGGGTATCCTTGCGGCAGGCCAGGCAGCGCGCCGTGGCGGCTCGAATCAAGGCAAGGGGACACAATTGGCTGGGCAACGCATCGGCAACTGGTATTTCGGCTGGACCATCGTGGCGGCGGCTACGGGCCTGACGCTGCTGACCGTCGGTATGCGCATGGGCATAGGCCCGTTCTTCCTTCCCATCATCGAAGACCTGGGCTTCAGCCGCAGCATGCTGGCCGGCATGGTCGCGATCGGCATGCTCTGCTATGGCCTGGCGATGCCGCTGGCCGGTTATCTCGTGGCCGCGCGCGGCACGCGCTTCGTGCTGCTGACGGGCATGGTGGTGGTGGTGGTTTCATCCATCGCCACGGTCCTGGCGCGCCATCCGCTGGCGTTCTTCCTGGCGTTCGGAGTGGGGCAGTCGGTGGGGCTGGGACTGACCAGCCCGGTGGCGCTCACGCCCATCCTGACCCGCTGGTTCACGCGCCAGCGCGGCATGGCGCTGTTCTTTCTATCCACCGGGTCGATGGCGGGCATCGCGCTGATGACCCCGGTGTTCACGTCGTTCATCGCCTGGCTGGGCTGGCGCACGACCATGCTGGTCTTCGCGGCGGCCTTCGCCCTGTTCACGGTGCCCGCCGCGCTGCTGATCTTCCGCGACAATGCCCCGCCCGAGTCCGACCTGCGGCCCGAGGACCTCGCGGCACGGGCCACCGCCAAGGCCACGCAGCCCGGACCCGCCGCGGCCAGCCTGCGCGTGGGCGACGCGCTGCGCTCCGCGCCTTTCTGGCAGATCGCGCTGGGTCTTTTCGCCTGTGGGTTCAGCATGAACCTGCTGGGATCGCACGGCGTGCCCATGCTGATGGACCACGGCTTCGACGCGATGACCAGCGCGCTGGGCATCGGCCTGATCGGCGCGGTGGCCGTGTTCAGCACGCTGGTGCTGGGACGCCTGGCCGACGTGCTGCCCCGGCGCGACATCCTGGCCACGATCTATCTCGTGCGCGGCCTGGGCTTCTTCGCGCTGGTCGTGGTCGGCACGCATTGGGAGCTGTACACGGCCGCCACGCTGGGCGGCATCGTCTGGTCGGGCAGCATCGCCCTGTCGTCGGCCTTGCTGGCCGACATCTACGGCGTGAAGCTGGTGGGCATCCTGTACGGCTGGGCCTATCTGGGGCACCAGTTCGGCGGCATGATCAGCTCGTGGCTGGGCGGCTGGGGCTACGAGACCTTCGGTACGCACTGGGTGTCGTTCGGCGCGGCCGGCACGCTGCTGGTGGCGGCCGCGCTGTTGTCCATGCGCCTGCCCCGGCGCGCGACGCTGCTGGTGCCGCGCGCCGCGCCGGCGGCGGGCTGAGGAAGCGGGCCGCCGGCGCGGCGGGCGTCAGTTCACCGAAACGTTGAACTCCTTGATCAGCTTGGCCCACTCGCCGGCCTCGCGCTGCATCGATTGCCCGAAGGCGTCCGCGCTCACGAAGGCCGGCTCCAGCCCTTGGTTGCGCAGCCATGCCGTCACCTCGGGATCGCGCAGCACCGTCTGGATGTCGGCGTGCAGCTTGTCGATAATCGGCCGCGGCGTGCCGGCCGGCGCCAGGATGCCGAACCAGCCCCCCTCGCGCAGGCGGGGGAAGCCCAGCTCGGTGAATGTCGGGACTTCGGGCAGGACCTTCGAGCGCTTGGGCGCCAGCACCGCCAGGGCGCGTACCTTGCCTTCACGGATATGCGGCAGGGCGGTGCCGACCGAGTTGAAGCTCGATTCCACGTGTCCGCCCAGCATGTCGGCCAGCGACAGCGCCTCGCCCTTGTAGGGAACCGGCAGCACTTCCATGCCGGCTCCCTGGCCAAGGATCAGGCTGTAGAAATGAAAGCTCGAGCCGGTGCCGAAGTTGCCCACGCCCAGCGGCTTGCCGCGCGTCTTCACGCCTTCGACCAGTTGCGCGAGCGTCTTGTAGGGGGAGTCGGCGCGCACCACGAAGACGGTTTCCGTGTCGACCAGTTGCGCGACGGGGGTGAAGTCCTTGATGGGGTCGTAGGGCGTTTCGGGATACAGCAGCTTGACCATGCCGTGCGAGACGAAGGTCGACAGCAGGGTATAGCCGTCCGGGGCGGCGCGGGCGACGATTTCCGCGCCTATCCGCGTCGTGCCGCCGGGGCGGTTCTCGACCACGACGGGCTGTTTCCATTTCTTGTTCAGATGGTCCGCAAGCAGCCGGGTGATCCGGTCGGGGCTGCTGCCTGGCGGCCCGGGCAGGACGATGCGGATCGCCTTGTCCGGCCAGGACTGGGATTGGGCATGGGCGGGAGCGGCGGCGACGGCCAGGGCGCATGCCCAGGTCAGGTGGAACCAGCGATGCTTCATGGGGTGTCTCCTCGGTGGTGTTCGTCGTGTAATCAATGGTGGCGCAGGAAGTCGTGGACGCTGCGGTTGAATCGGTCCGGGGCTTCGAGTTTGAGCAGATGGCCGCAACCCGCGAATGTTTCGAGCGCGGCGCCGTCCAGGGCGCCGCGCAGGCGCTCGGCATGTTCGACGGGCGGTGCGACGCGGTCTTCCCCGCCCGCCAGGATCAACGTGGGCACATGGACGGCGGCCGCCAGGGCAAGCGCGTCGCAGTCGAACAGCATGTGCGTGGCCTGTGCCAGTCCCGCCGGGTGCACCGCCGCCTGCAGTTCCCCGAAGCGCCGGACCACCAGCGTGTCCGGGGCGGGGCCCAGGAAGCGGGGGGCGCGTTCCTCGGGTGTCTGGACCCTGGCCGCGGGCGAAAGCCGTTCGGCCATGCGCCGGGTGCGCTCGTCCAGAGGGAGGTGGGCGTAGCCCCGGGTCGGCACCGACAGCACCATGGCCCGTGTCCGCTCCGGATATCGCCCGGCGAAGGCCTGGGCGATCAAGGTGCCCCAGGAACTGGCGACCAGATGCACGCGGTCCAGGGACAAGGCGTCCAGCAGGGCGGCGAGCACTGCGGCGTAGGCATGCACGTCCGGCGCCGGGGAGGCGAGCGGCGTGCTGGCGCCGAAGCCGGGAGCGTTCCACGCGAGCAGCCGCAGTTGCGTGGACAGGCCGGCCAGTTGCGCACGATAGCCGGCCGAGCTCGATCCGATGCCGTGCAGCAGCAGGACCGCGTCGGCGCCATGGCCCGTGTCGCGGTATTCCAGGGTGCTTCCCGAAGGCAGAAGCGCGTGCCGCAGCGGGGGCAGGTCCGATCCGAGCAGGCGCCGGTCCACGGCTGACAGGGCGGGCATCGGATCAGGCCTCCGTGGTCACGGGGCTGGCCAGCGCGGGCAGGACGAACTCCGCCATCAGTGCCGTCGAGCGCAGGGATTCGGCCAGGGTGAGATCGCCGAAAGCGAGGCGGCAGACGAAATAGTTGATGCCGGCCTGGTCCGCCGCTTCGGCGATCCAGTCCCGGACCGTGGCGGGCGAGCCGGCGATGCAAAGGCCGGCGCGTTGCGCGTCGTCGAAGTTGTCGGGAAAGGACAGGGTTCTGGGCAGGGTCCCGTGCTTGACCCACAGGTGCATCAGGTGCGTGTACCAGCGTCGGTACGCGCGCCGGGCCGAGTCCATCGCCTGCGCGTCGGTGTCGGCCACGACCACGTGCCGGCTCATGCCCAGGCAGGGGACGGCCTCGGCGGCATGGCCCAGTTCCTGCCAGTGGAGGCGATACTGGTCGGTAATGGCGCGGACCTGCGTCGCGGGGCCGTTGCAGACGATGTTGATGGCGTTGGCCGCGGTCCATTGCGTGGCGGCCGGCGTGCCGGCGCCGTACCAGATCGGCGGGGTGGGCCGTTGCAGGCACTGCATTTCCACCGGTACGTCGCGCAGGTCGAAGTGCTTGCCCTGGAAATTCACGACGGGCTGGGTCAGTCCCTGCATGATGATCTGGTAGGACTCGTGGTAGATGCCCTGCGATTGCTCGGGATCGACGCCGTAGTAGCCCAGCTCGTAGGGCGAGATGCCGCGTCCGAACCCGACTTCGAGCCGGCCGTGGCTCAACTGGTCCAGCATGCAGATTTCTTCCATGACCCGCAGCGGGTGATGCATGCCCAGGGTGTAGACCAGCGGGCCGAAGCGCAGCCTGCGGGTGCGCTGGGCGACGGCGGCCAGATAGACGCTGGGCGACGGCGCGATGCCCAGAGGCGTCGAATGGTGCTCGGCGACATGATAGGCATGGAAGCCGCCCCGGTCGTAGGCTTCGGTCAGGATCAGCCTTTCTTCGTACTGCTGGGCGAGGGGGACGGTACCGCGGTCCATATGATCGAAAACGGCGAACTTCATGGGATTTCCCTTGTAGGCGTGGAAAGCGGGCCGGCTCGAACCGGAGGCTAGGGAGAACGGGCCCTAGCGGGCGAACAGCTGGAACACGGTGCCCGCGGGATCCGCGGCGGTGACGACCCGGCCATGGCCGCCCATGTCGCGTTGATCGAGTACCCGGCCACCCTGGGCCAGCACCCGGGCGCGGATGCCGTCCAGGTCGTCGCAGGCGAATACGAGTACCGCGCCGCGTGCATCGGGCGGGGCTTCCTGCGGCGCCGCCAGGGCGAAGCGGGATGCCCCCGCCTGGAACTCCGCCCAGCGGGAGCCGTCGGCGAAACGGGGAGCCAGTCCCAGCGCATCGCGGTAGAAGGCGCTCAGGGCGGCCATGTCGCGCGCGACGTGGTAGCCCATGCGTATCGAAGAAACCGTCATCGGTCTTTCCTCCAGATGGGTGTCAGGCGGCGCTGAACAGGCCGCTCTTGTAGAGCAGGGACAGATCGTCCCTGTCGGTCATGCCGACGATCTCGCCGATATAGAGCGTGTGGGTGCCGCCGTCGACGGCCTGGACCACCCTGCATTCGAACGTGGCCAGCGCATCGCGCAGCAGCGGCGCGCCGGTCTCGCCCTCGGTCCAGTCGCCGGTCTCGAAGCGCCCGCCCGGGGCGCCCGACGGCGAGGAGAAGGCGTGCGCGATGTCGGCCTGGCCATGGCTGAGGTAATTGACGCCGAAATAGCCCGCCTGTCCGATGGCGTCGTGGGCCCGGACCCGCTTGTTCACACATACGAGCAATTGCGGCGGCTCGGCGCTGACGCTGCAGACGGCGGTGGCGGTCAGGCCCCGGCGTTCGCCCCGATGGGC of Pigmentiphaga sp. H8 contains these proteins:
- a CDS encoding tripartite tricarboxylate transporter substrate binding protein; amino-acid sequence: MKHRWFHLTWACALAVAAAPAHAQSQSWPDKAIRIVLPGPPGSSPDRITRLLADHLNKKWKQPVVVENRPGGTTRIGAEIVARAAPDGYTLLSTFVSHGMVKLLYPETPYDPIKDFTPVAQLVDTETVFVVRADSPYKTLAQLVEGVKTRGKPLGVGNFGTGSSFHFYSLILGQGAGMEVLPVPYKGEALSLADMLGGHVESSFNSVGTALPHIREGKVRALAVLAPKRSKVLPEVPTFTELGFPRLREGGWFGILAPAGTPRPIIDKLHADIQTVLRDPEVTAWLRNQGLEPAFVSADAFGQSMQREAGEWAKLIKEFNVSVN
- a CDS encoding alpha/beta fold hydrolase, yielding MPALSAVDRRLLGSDLPPLRHALLPSGSTLEYRDTGHGADAVLLLHGIGSSSAGYRAQLAGLSTQLRLLAWNAPGFGASTPLASPAPDVHAYAAVLAALLDALSLDRVHLVASSWGTLIAQAFAGRYPERTRAMVLSVPTRGYAHLPLDERTRRMAERLSPAARVQTPEERAPRFLGPAPDTLVVRRFGELQAAVHPAGLAQATHMLFDCDALALAAAVHVPTLILAGGEDRVAPPVEHAERLRGALDGAALETFAGCGHLLKLEAPDRFNRSVHDFLRHH
- a CDS encoding LLM class flavin-dependent oxidoreductase; this translates as MKFAVFDHMDRGTVPLAQQYEERLILTEAYDRGGFHAYHVAEHHSTPLGIAPSPSVYLAAVAQRTRRLRFGPLVYTLGMHHPLRVMEEICMLDQLSHGRLEVGFGRGISPYELGYYGVDPEQSQGIYHESYQIIMQGLTQPVVNFQGKHFDLRDVPVEMQCLQRPTPPIWYGAGTPAATQWTAANAINIVCNGPATQVRAITDQYRLHWQELGHAAEAVPCLGMSRHVVVADTDAQAMDSARRAYRRWYTHLMHLWVKHGTLPRTLSFPDNFDDAQRAGLCIAGSPATVRDWIAEAADQAGINYFVCRLAFGDLTLAESLRSTALMAEFVLPALASPVTTEA
- a CDS encoding VOC family protein; amino-acid sequence: MTVSSIRMGYHVARDMAALSAFYRDALGLAPRFADGSRWAEFQAGASRFALAAPQEAPPDARGAVLVFACDDLDGIRARVLAQGGRVLDQRDMGGHGRVVTAADPAGTVFQLFAR
- a CDS encoding flavin reductase family protein, with the translated sequence MSDSAAFKTAMRRVPAPVTVISAAHRGERRGLTATAVCSVSAEPPQLLVCVNKRVRAHDAIGQAGYFGVNYLSHGQADIAHAFSSPSGAPGGRFETGDWTEGETGAPLLRDALATFECRVVQAVDGGTHTLYIGEIVGMTDRDDLSLLYKSGLFSAA